The window TTTCGGACAATGGTATTTTTGTAAGTTTTCTTTAAGATTAGTTAGCAATTCTTGCGCCTTTTTTTCCTCTTTTGAGGAGGTCTCAATAAATAAAACTACCTTTTCTCCCAACTTTTGATCTTTTTGTCCAATGACAAAAAATGAAACATTTCCATAAATCGGGTGGATATACTTACCCAATTGAGCTTCTAAACTTTCCGCTTGGATTTTTATCCCGCCTGAATTGATAGTAAAATCAGCTCTCCCAATCCATTTAAAGGAATGCGTATCAATTAACTGAACTAAGTCATTTGTCTGCAAGCGTTTTTCCTTAGCCATTGGAGCTTCAACCCATAATCTATTTTCATCATCAGTTCCAATTCTTACGTCAGGTAGTGTTCTATAGACTAATTCGCTCCCCTCAATTTTTGCTAAAGCAATATGGGAAACGGTCTCAGTCATGCCATAAGTTTGATAGGCATTGATTTTTGATTGAATGATTCTATCAATCAAATCAGCTGAAGAAGGGGCTCCTCCAATGATAAGGATTTTGATGTTGGAGAGTTTTTTAGCAGTTTCTTTATCAGAGAGACAGGCTTCTATTTGCATTGGAACCATGGCACAGAAATCAATTTTTTGATTTTCATCAAAAAGTAAAAGTGGATTCACCTCGGGTTTGGTCAAATAAATATTCGCATTCCATTTCATCCCTCTGACCAGCATCATTTTGCCACCGATCATGCGAGTATTCAGACAAACCAAGAGTTTTGAATCAGGTTCAATTTTGAAAAAAGATTGAGTAGCAAGGGCTGAAACTTCCATTTGAGATCTGCTGATATTGATTTTTTTCGGAGTTCCTGTAGATCCTGAAGTTTGGAGTTCGAATTCTTCCTGATCATTCAGCCAATTTTTACAAAAAGTGAAAGTTTGATCAATATAGTCGTCTTTAATAAACCAATTTCCAGTCTTTATTTGCTCAAATGTATAATTCTGATTGTTGTAGATGAAGCTGCCCATAATTTTTGATTGCCACAAGATAATGCCTTTCTCAAAATTCAACAAAATTCAAGCAAGCCTGTTATCTTGCATGAAAATAAAAAAAGGAAAAATCATGACTATCGATTGGATAACTGCAAAGGAATACGAAGATATCACTTACAAAAAATGTAACGGAGTAGCTAGAATTGCTTTTAATAGACCTGAGGTGCGAAATGCTTTTCGTCCAAAAA is drawn from Belliella baltica DSM 15883 and contains these coding sequences:
- a CDS encoding AMP-binding protein, with product MGSFIYNNQNYTFEQIKTGNWFIKDDYIDQTFTFCKNWLNDQEEFELQTSGSTGTPKKINISRSQMEVSALATQSFFKIEPDSKLLVCLNTRMIGGKMMLVRGMKWNANIYLTKPEVNPLLLFDENQKIDFCAMVPMQIEACLSDKETAKKLSNIKILIIGGAPSSADLIDRIIQSKINAYQTYGMTETVSHIALAKIEGSELVYRTLPDVRIGTDDENRLWVEAPMAKEKRLQTNDLVQLIDTHSFKWIGRADFTINSGGIKIQAESLEAQLGKYIHPIYGNVSFFVIGQKDQKLGEKVVLFIETSSKEEKKAQELLTNLKENLQKYHCPKNIYFLPEFVKTDSGKINRTKTSQICF